GACAGATTACCGGGAATCATGTTGTCAGTATTCGCAAGGACTGATGAAGAATTCGCAGATATTGCTATTTCGGGTGTTCCCTGGGAAAGCATGATTGCTTATGTAGGACAGACGATTAACGACTCCAACAGACATATTGTAGAACAGTTACGGGCCAAAGGTGTCAGATGTATGGTGTCATACGCTCCATCACTCGACCGGCTAAGAACAGCCGAAGAAAGAGAATCTGCCTACAGACAAGCAATCAGGATAAGTCCCGACATCATTGAGTCAGACTATCCGGTTGAAGTATGGAAAGCCCTGAAGGATTGATGCCCCGTCTTCTCTTATCTTTCCCTGTTTCGCATAAATGCTGAGGTATGCACTTTTGTAATATTTGTAACGTCATCGGGGGTTCCTCAAAATTATTCCTTTATTAAACTACCCAGGAATCCCCCGATCAATCCTCCGTAGGTGCAATTTACCCAGCACACGGAAGAGAGAGGGAGAGTGCCGTAATATATTCCCCAATAATACCAGTATATGTAACCGATAATTATTCCTGACAATACACAAACGAATACGAACCAGTTTAATTTGAAGAATAAATTTATTTGTTTTATCATTTTTCTGACATAAGGATTGTTTCTTATTGTTCTTTGATTCATCTTAACTGCTTTATCCTATGCATATTTTCTTATTCTTTGAACGATACTTGTTAAATTTTTATAGGGCACTACTCCCATGATCCTTTTTATTTCTCTATCCCCCTTAAAAACCAATATATTAGGGGTGCCGGATACATTGTGTTCATAAAAAGGTCGGGGGTTTTTGCTTACATCTATCGCGTAGAAACAAACCGGTTCATGATTACTCTCGATCAGTTTCTCAATATTAAATCTCATCTTTTCGCAGAGTTCCGAATTACTGTCATGGAAAAACACAAAATTGAGTTCTTCATTATTCAATTCGATCTCCTCGATCTCAATTAAATTAGTATGCACTGATGCTAATGGCATTTGTTTAACTTTGATGTCCGCAACCATAACGGTCAGGATATAAAATACCACTATTGCAATGATAAAATGCCAGGATGCCAGTTTAAAAACACGATTCAACATATTTATTCAATGTTTATTTCCAATGATTTATTAAATTAGAAAACCCATTTATAGCCGTTTTATTATCCATAGTACATATAGGTCTCTACTTTGGTCATAACCGGTTTAATATGATAAAGCAGATGCTTTTTTACTCTTATGTTCCGGCTGCCCTTTAATAATTCCGCGTGAAGAGTTGCGTACAAAAAGCAAAATATCATCGCGTTCTTTTGTGACGGGAAATTCGGCTTCAATGCGTTCGAGTGCTTGCGATGTATTCATCCCCATCAGATAGAGATAACGGTAAATGTTCCGGATGTTTTCTATCTGTCCGTTGGTATAATTTCGTCGCCGCAATCCTATGGAATTGATGCCTGTATATGAAACGGGGTCGCGTCCCGCTTTTACAAAAGGGGGAATATCTTTGTTTATTTTTGAACCCCCTTGGATCATCACATGCGAACCGATATGCGTAAACTGATGCACCAGTATACCGCCGCTTAAAACAGCATGATCGTCAATCACAACTTCTCCTGCCAGTTGTGTCGTATTAGCCATGATTATGTTGTTGCCCAGCATACAGTCATGTGCGACATGGCAATAAGCCATGATCAGGCAATTATTCCCGATAATGGTTTTACCCCTGGCAATGGTTCCCCTGTTGACGGTCACGAATTCCCGTATGGTTGTATTGTCGCCGATAACGGCAAGTGTTTCTTCTCCCCTGAATTTCAGATCCTGGGGAATGGCGCCTATCACCGCCCCGGGAAAGATATGGCAGTTTTTACCGATTCGTGTACCTTCCATAATTCTCACGTTGGAACCGATACGGGTTCCCTCTCCGATGACAACATTTTTATCAATGATGGCAAATGGCTCTATCTCGACCGTTGGCGCGATATTCGCGTCGGGATGAATGTAGGCTAAAGGTTGTTTCATTTTTTTTCTGTTTTTTCTTTCATATTGTTTTTAATCCAATTTTGAAGTATACGATATTTATGAAATTATTCTTAATAATGATAAATCGCATAGTATTTTAATCAACTTAAAAATCTATTTCCTTTTTTAATAAATGCTTTTGCCTGTTCGGCAATCATATACACCACGGGTACTACCACTAACGATAGCAACATCGAACTGAGAAGTCCGCCGATCAGTACCCATCCCATACCGCTCTTCCATTCGCTTCCCGTACCGTGTGACAGGGCAATAGGCAGCATCCCGATCACCGTGGAGATCGCGGTCATCACGATAGGACGGAGCCGGAGTTGTACTGCCTCTGTCAGCGCATCGTGGATGTTTTTTCCTTCCCTGCGCAGATGATTGGTAAAGTCTACTACCAGAATGGCATTTTTGAGCACAAGGCCCACCAGCATGATAATGCCGAGCAGACTGAAAATACTGAGGGCCTGTCCCGTCAGTGCCAGCGCCAGCAAAGCGCCGATAATGGAAAGGGGAATGGAGAACAATACCACGAAAGGATGCAGGAAAGATTCATACAGCGCTACCATGATCAGGTAGGCCAACACGATGGCGATCAGCAAGGCCGTACCAATACTGCCGAATGTTTCTTCCTGGTATTTAATTTCCCCTTCGGGTAGCCAGGTGACGCCTTCCGGAAAATCGGTTTTTTCGAGAAAGGAGATAACATCGTTTCCGACATCCCCCATGGCTCGTCCCAATACCTGCGATTCGAGCATCACCGACGATATACGTCCGTAACGTTCGAGTTGCGACGTTCCTGTTTCTTCTGTCACGGAAGCGAATTGTTTGAGTTTGACCGTTTGATCGGCAGCATTCATAAACGTCAGGTTCTCCACATCGCTGATCGATTGCCGGTTAAAAGCGTCGAGGCGCACGTTGATATTGTACTCGAAATTTCCCTGTTGAAATTTACTATCGCTATTTCCACTGAAAGAGGTATAGATCGTAGCCCCGACTATCTCCGGCGATAATCCTAATCGTGCCATCTTTTGCTTATCCGGCCTGATCACTACTTCCGGATTTCCGCTTTCGATAGTTAGCCTGACATTATTCGCCCCGGGTATCTCACTGATCTGCCTGCGCATTTGTTCGGCGAAAACCATCAGGGTATCCATATCCGACGACTGAAAGACAACCTGGATCGGTGCTTCATCGGCACCACCGATAAGGCTTACTACCGCCGATTCTACTTTTACATCGGTAAAGGTTTCATTCAGTTCGTTTTCCAGCCTTTTCACAAACAGGTTCGACGAAATATCCCGTCTTGTTTTATCCACCAGTTTGATATTGATCTCAGATTGATTATTCCCGCTTTGTGCCGCGAGAAAACCGGATCCGCCACCAATAGTTGAGTAAATACCGATTACTTCGGGTTTCTGACTGATGACCTCTTCTATCTTGCGTGTCATCAGGTTATTTTGTTCAATGGTGTAGTTTTTGGGATATTCCACTTTCACAATGCATTCGCCCGTATCTCCTATATTAAGAAACTCGCTACCGATGAAACCACCTGCCACCAGCATCAGTGAGCCTGTAAACAACAGGGTTGCAATGGCCATCGTGATCCATTTCCGGCGAAGCGACCATTGAAGAAGTTGTTGAATGGCATTGGAGAAAGCGATCATTCCCTGTTCGAAGCCGGTAATGATCCTGCTCCATCCTGTCTTCCGGTCAAGGGTTTCGAGTTTTGAAAAACGTGATGTCAGCAGGGGAACCACGGTAAAGGCCACCACCAAGCTGATTAAAACCGAGATCACGATCACCATGGCGAACGGTGCGATCACCGGCGATATGATACTTTGGGACAATGCGACAGGAAAAAATACCACCACGAGTACCATGGTAATGGATACCACGCTCAACCCGATTTCCCGTATCCCGTCGACGGTTGCCTGCAGGCGGCTTTTTCCCATTTCCAGATGGCGGTATATGTTTTCGAGTACCACGATGGCATCGTCGATCAACGTACCGATCACCAGAGAGAGCGCTAGCAACGTGATCAGGTTGAGGGTGTATCCCAACAGTTCCATGCCGACGAACGTGGAAACAATGGACAAGGGTACGGCGATCATCACGATAACGGCATTGCGCACGCTATGCAGGAAAAAGAGCATGACGAACGTTACCAGTATTACGGCCAGTATCAGGTCGAAACGCACCGAGTCGGCAGCGTCGATAATGATCAGCGAACCGTCCTGCGGGATAGTGAACTGCATGTTCGACGCGGCATACCGGTTCTCGAGCGATATAATCTCTTCCTTTATCGCATCGCACACGGCAACGGTATTAGCCCCGTCCTGTTTTTTGATCTGGATGCCTACGGCCGGCTCACCGTTCACACGGTACAGTGTGCCGGCATCTTTTTCCGTGTCGATGATCTCGGCCACATCTTTAAGTTTTACCAGTGAGCCGTCGCTCCGTCCGGTAATCACCAGATCAGCGATTTCCCGTATCTGCGTGAATTTTGCCGACATCCGTAACATAGTCTGATTGAGGTCAGTCGTGATCTTTCCCGCGGGAAAATCGAGATTGGATGTTTGTATTGCATTGACTACCTGTAGGATTGATAAATTGTAATTATCCAGTTTATCGTGATTCACATTGACCTGTATTTCCCGTTCGGTTGCTCCCAGGAAATCGATTTCGGCTACTCCTTCTATTTTTGCGAATGCCGGTTTGATACGGTAATTCAGTTCGTCGAACAATTCCGTGGCAGGCATATCGGCCTTTACACTCAACACCATAACGGGCAGGGCGTTGACCGATAGTTTCGTGACGGTAGGTTCCAGCGCCTGCGGTGGTAATACACTCCGGGCGGCCTGTATTTTCCGTACCGCATCGTTCACAATGGGATCGACATCGGCATTGATTTGCAGCGTAACCATCACGATGGAAACACCTTCCTGCGAGATAGCACGGATGACATCGATGCTGGGTAAACCCGAAAGGGCTTCCTCGATAGGTTTGGACACGCTGTTCTCCACTTCAACGGAACCTGCACCCGGATAGGCGGTTACCACCGTAAAGATCGGTGAACTGAATTCGGGTATCAGTTCATATTTCAATGACCGGTAGCTCAGGATACCCAGAAACGCGAGCACGGTAAACACAACGACCACGAGCGTGGGACGTTTTACAGATAATTCCGATAGATTCATTGCGGTCGTTTTTATGGGTTTAGTATTCTTATTTTACTGCCATCCTCCAGATTGATCTGTCCGGAAAGGACGATCCTGTCGGTTTCCGTTACGCCTTCCGTCACCAGGACTTCGGTCTCATTCAATGTCCGGGCTTTTACCTGCCCGGAGATCACAGTGTCGCCGCTGACGGTGAATACTTTTCCGTCCCTGACACTGCCGACGATGCATTTACGGGGGATAACAAGCCCGTCGTTACCGGTCTCGTTCGTGAAGACGGTTCTTCCGTTCATTCCCGCCCGCAACATGCCGCCGGGATTGTTCAATTTCATTTCCACTTTGTATCGTCCCGACAGATCCGGTACGGTACTGATCCCCCGGATATGGGCCGTGAAAGAATTTTCCGGAAACGCATCAATGAATATTTCGGCTTTCTGTTCCGTTTCGAGCGCCAGAATATCTTCCTCTGCCATATTCACCGTGAACACCATCCGGTCCTGTTCCACAATGGTGAATACCGGAGCGGAAGGTAATAGGAAAGAGCCTTTTTCTACCGAGCGGCTTGTGATTATCCCGCTGACCGGAGAACGGATGGTTGTGTTTTCCAGTTGTTTCTTCGATGCCGTGAATTGAGCCTGTGCATCCCGGTATTTCAGTTTTATGGCTTCAAGTTGCTGTTGTGTCACGGCTTCTCCTCCCGCCAGATTGTCATAACGTGCCAGGTCTTTTTCCGCATGTTCCAGATTGGTTTTCGCCAGTTGAAACTGACTTTCGGCCAACTCTTTTTCAACTGTGATAAGGATTTGTCCCGCATACACCTTATCCCCGGTATTTCCGTTGACCGATAATACTTTACCGGATGTTTCGGAAAGGATCGTTACTTCGGCCCCCGATGTCAATACACCGTTTTCCGTAATACGTTGTGAAATGCTTTGCTTTTTCGGGACAACAACTTCCACCGGGATAACCATGCTGTATTGTTGCATGGCTTGCAGTTCATTGTCTAATCGTTTCTTGTTGTTCACCAGTTGAAGGATTCCCAAAGCTGCTATAGCAATAATAATCCCTATCACGGCATACCTTTTAATTCGTTTCATATGTTTGTTTATTAAAAAATTCAAGATTCAAAATTCAAGATTTGACTACGTCTATTTGTAATTCAAGATTTGAGATTCAAAATTCAAGATTCCAAAATCCAAAATCGTTAAATCAATAAATTACTTTTCATTTTTCACACTTCATTATCCATCCATTTTCAATTGTCAACTGTCAATTGTCAATTATCAAAAGCATTTCCCCTTTCACTTTCCTCATCTCCAGTCCGGCATTTTTCAGTTGCATCAATGCATTGGAGTAGGAGAGATGTGCTTCGGTGAGTTCGTTCTCCGACATTAGCAGATCGGAAAGCGGAACAACTTGTTGCCGGTACCCCTGTAGACTGACATCGTATATTTCTTCCGCAACCTGTATATTCTTTTCCTGTCGGCGTAGGATTTCCATGTTGTTCCTATACCGGTGCAGGGCGTCGACAAGTTCTTTGGAGAAATATTCCAGTATATTTTCCCGTCTGTTCTTCAATTGCATCAGTTCCAGATCGTACTGTTTTATTTTCGAGCGTTTCTCAAAACCGTCGAAAAGGGGAATGGTGAAATTGATCCCCACAACGCCGACTTTGTAAAATTTATCATCTCCTCCTTTGAGAAAATCAAATTCGTTCCGTTGTCCCTGATAATATAATTGTCCGAAGCCGGTCAATGTCGGTAGATAGGATTGTCGGGCCGATTTCCGGGTAAGTTCGGTTATTTCGATCTGTTTGTCCAATACCTGCAATTCCGTCCTCTCCGGAAGTCCGGTCTTGTTGAATAGATCAACCAGCATATTCTCCTGTGAAAAAGCAAAGGTGTCGGATAAAACCACTTCTGTTTCCATGGGTAACCCGATAAGATACTTCAACAATCCTAATTGGTTGCTATATAGCTGGTCCAGATTGTCGATCTGGGTTTGCAGGTTGTCTGCGGCTACGGCTACCCTGGAATGATCTGTTTTCCGGATAAGATCGTTCCTGCTTTGCAATTCGGTGATCTCAAGCAGACGGTCCATATTCTTTCTACTTGCCTTCAAGAATGAAATCTGTGCATGGGTGGCCTGGCATAAATAATATAACTGTGACACCTGGAAAATGATCTCTTCTTTTTTCTGTTGCAGATCCAACTCACTCAGTGTTCCCATCTGCCGGGCAAGCTTCAATGAAGTAAAATAACTTTGACTGTATAATAATTGTGTTGCCCTGAAACCATTCGACCAATCGAATTTAGTACCTATCTCCACCGGGATTAGACCTGTTTGGCCGAATATCTCTCCGGGAATGATCAGTTTCGGTATAGCGTAATAATAGCTGAAATTACTATACGCTTCCAATTGTGGATACAACTTGCTTTCGGCTTCCCGTAAACGGAAGCGGGCCTTTTGCTGCTCCAACGCAGCGTTCTGTACGTTCATATTTTGTTCAATCCCCAATAGGCAGGATTGTTTCAGTGACAGCGACATCTTTGTGTCCTGTCCCGATAGCTGTACTATGGAAAAAATAAACAGCATTGTGAGGATTTCTTTTTTCGTCATCATCTTTTCTTTTATTTAGTACCGACCAGTCGGTATGTTATTGTGGATAGTATATTATCATCTGGATCATTTGTTTCTGTTTCTGTTAGTGAGAAAGTCTTACAGATAAGACATCAAATCGATTTATTGTATATTAAAACCGACCGGTCGGTCTTTTATACTGTAAAAAAAATTACGCTTTCACCTCAGCGTATAGTCCGTCCCATAAAGCCTGAATTTCACTATGTACTTCCCTGATTCTGCCGTCCATAACCAGATGTGGTGTAATGCCGTCACTGGAGTAAATAAATAATTGTGCGATTTGACGTGCAGTCATCCTGCTTTTGATTTCGCCACGATCCATTGCCGATTGTACCGCGTTTTCCCATGAGGTCAATTCCGTGGTATGAATTTGCTTCATCTTTTCTTTAAATCCGGGAAAAAGCTTTACCGCATCAAGCACCAGAGTAAAATAGGAGATATCGTCTTGATCATAGGTGTCTTCCAGAAAATCTTTCATTTCCAGAAACTTCGTAATAGAAAACTTAAGGACGTCATGATAAAAATCGTAAAATGAAGTTTTACTGAAACGATCAAAATCAATCTTCATTCCTATGAAATAAAAAGAGTCCACTATTTCGTGAAACAGTTTCTCCTTACTCGGAAAATAGTGATAAAACGCTCCTTTGGAGAGACCGCTTTTTTCTACTATCTCTTTCATCGTTACCTCTTTATAACTTTTATGCATAAAGAGGATAAAGGCTGTCTTTAAAATATGCTCTCTTGAACTGTTCATCGTTCTTTTTTGTGTAAACCGACCGTTTGGTCTGCAAATATATATAAAGTATTTCTGTTTACAAATTATTTAATGTTTTTTAATATTTAAGCAAAATCAAAGTTTGTTTAAAATGCTATCAATTGCTAATTTTGTAAAGAAGTATGTTGATCTACTTCCAGCATTAAAAATTTAAAGCAATGCGAATAACCTTACCTAATCAATTGCCTTCATATCCTGCATTTCGCGAAGGAATCCGTCGTGCGCCTGATCGTGGGTTCAGCCTGACAAGCCGCCAGACAAAAACAGCATTGGAAAATGCACTGCGTTATATTCCCACGGAATTGCATGCAGAGTTAGCACCTGAATTTCTGGAAGAACTGAAAACGCGCGGCCGGATTTACGGCTATCGCTATCGTCCTGAAGGAGACCTGAAAGCCAAATCCATCGATCAGTATAAAGGAAAATGCGTGGAGGGGAAAGCCTTTCAGGTGATGATCGATAATAACCTTTGTTTCGATATCGCGCTCTATCCCTATGAATTGGTCACGTATGGTGAAACCGGGCAGGTATGCCAGAACTGGATGCAATACCGGCTGATCAAAATGTATCTGGAAGAGTTGACGCGGGAACAGACACTGGTGATCGAGAGCGGGCATCCGCTGGGACTGTTCAGGTCGAGGCCGGATGCCCCCAGGGTGATTATCACTAACTCGATGATGGTGGGTATGTTCGATAATCTGGCAGATTGGGAGGTCGCTGCCCAGATGGGAGTAGCTAACTATGGACAGATGACCGCCGGCGGTTGGATGTATATCGGGCCGCAAGGTATCGTCCATGGGACATTCAATACGCTATTGAATGCGGGCCGGCTAAAGCTGGGTATTCCGCAAGACGGTGATCTGCGGGGGCGGTTGTTTGTTTCCTCCGGTCTGGGCGGGATGAGTGGTGCGCAACCCAAAGCGGCCGATATTGCCGGTGCGGTTTCGCTTATTGCCGAGGTGGATGTTTCGCGTATTGAAACACGTCATTCACAAGGATGGGTGCAACGGATTACCGGCAATTTGCCCGAGGCATTCCATTGGGCGGATGAAGCGATTAAACGCAAAGAGCCACTTTCTATCGCTTACCACGGAAATATTGTCGATCTGCTGGAATATGCGGAACAGCACAATATCCATATAGAACTGCTAA
This window of the Proteiniphilum saccharofermentans genome carries:
- a CDS encoding TetR/AcrR family transcriptional regulator; amino-acid sequence: MNSSREHILKTAFILFMHKSYKEVTMKEIVEKSGLSKGAFYHYFPSKEKLFHEIVDSFYFIGMKIDFDRFSKTSFYDFYHDVLKFSITKFLEMKDFLEDTYDQDDISYFTLVLDAVKLFPGFKEKMKQIHTTELTSWENAVQSAMDRGEIKSRMTARQIAQLFIYSSDGITPHLVMDGRIREVHSEIQALWDGLYAEVKA
- a CDS encoding efflux RND transporter permease subunit; amino-acid sequence: MNLSELSVKRPTLVVVVFTVLAFLGILSYRSLKYELIPEFSSPIFTVVTAYPGAGSVEVENSVSKPIEEALSGLPSIDVIRAISQEGVSIVMVTLQINADVDPIVNDAVRKIQAARSVLPPQALEPTVTKLSVNALPVMVLSVKADMPATELFDELNYRIKPAFAKIEGVAEIDFLGATEREIQVNVNHDKLDNYNLSILQVVNAIQTSNLDFPAGKITTDLNQTMLRMSAKFTQIREIADLVITGRSDGSLVKLKDVAEIIDTEKDAGTLYRVNGEPAVGIQIKKQDGANTVAVCDAIKEEIISLENRYAASNMQFTIPQDGSLIIIDAADSVRFDLILAVILVTFVMLFFLHSVRNAVIVMIAVPLSIVSTFVGMELLGYTLNLITLLALSLVIGTLIDDAIVVLENIYRHLEMGKSRLQATVDGIREIGLSVVSITMVLVVVFFPVALSQSIISPVIAPFAMVIVISVLISLVVAFTVVPLLTSRFSKLETLDRKTGWSRIITGFEQGMIAFSNAIQQLLQWSLRRKWITMAIATLLFTGSLMLVAGGFIGSEFLNIGDTGECIVKVEYPKNYTIEQNNLMTRKIEEVISQKPEVIGIYSTIGGGSGFLAAQSGNNQSEINIKLVDKTRRDISSNLFVKRLENELNETFTDVKVESAVVSLIGGADEAPIQVVFQSSDMDTLMVFAEQMRRQISEIPGANNVRLTIESGNPEVVIRPDKQKMARLGLSPEIVGATIYTSFSGNSDSKFQQGNFEYNINVRLDAFNRQSISDVENLTFMNAADQTVKLKQFASVTEETGTSQLERYGRISSVMLESQVLGRAMGDVGNDVISFLEKTDFPEGVTWLPEGEIKYQEETFGSIGTALLIAIVLAYLIMVALYESFLHPFVVLFSIPLSIIGALLALALTGQALSIFSLLGIIMLVGLVLKNAILVVDFTNHLRREGKNIHDALTEAVQLRLRPIVMTAISTVIGMLPIALSHGTGSEWKSGMGWVLIGGLLSSMLLSLVVVPVVYMIAEQAKAFIKKGNRFLS
- a CDS encoding TolC family protein codes for the protein MMTKKEILTMLFIFSIVQLSGQDTKMSLSLKQSCLLGIEQNMNVQNAALEQQKARFRLREAESKLYPQLEAYSNFSYYYAIPKLIIPGEIFGQTGLIPVEIGTKFDWSNGFRATQLLYSQSYFTSLKLARQMGTLSELDLQQKKEEIIFQVSQLYYLCQATHAQISFLKASRKNMDRLLEITELQSRNDLIRKTDHSRVAVAADNLQTQIDNLDQLYSNQLGLLKYLIGLPMETEVVLSDTFAFSQENMLVDLFNKTGLPERTELQVLDKQIEITELTRKSARQSYLPTLTGFGQLYYQGQRNEFDFLKGGDDKFYKVGVVGINFTIPLFDGFEKRSKIKQYDLELMQLKNRRENILEYFSKELVDALHRYRNNMEILRRQEKNIQVAEEIYDVSLQGYRQQVVPLSDLLMSENELTEAHLSYSNALMQLKNAGLEMRKVKGEMLLIIDN
- a CDS encoding thioredoxin fold domain-containing protein; this encodes MLNRVFKLASWHFIIAIVVFYILTVMVADIKVKQMPLASVHTNLIEIEEIELNNEELNFVFFHDSNSELCEKMRFNIEKLIESNHEPVCFYAIDVSKNPRPFYEHNVSGTPNILVFKGDREIKRIMGVVPYKNLTSIVQRIRKYA
- a CDS encoding efflux RND transporter periplasmic adaptor subunit — protein: MKRIKRYAVIGIIIAIAALGILQLVNNKKRLDNELQAMQQYSMVIPVEVVVPKKQSISQRITENGVLTSGAEVTILSETSGKVLSVNGNTGDKVYAGQILITVEKELAESQFQLAKTNLEHAEKDLARYDNLAGGEAVTQQQLEAIKLKYRDAQAQFTASKKQLENTTIRSPVSGIITSRSVEKGSFLLPSAPVFTIVEQDRMVFTVNMAEEDILALETEQKAEIFIDAFPENSFTAHIRGISTVPDLSGRYKVEMKLNNPGGMLRAGMNGRTVFTNETGNDGLVIPRKCIVGSVRDGKVFTVSGDTVISGQVKARTLNETEVLVTEGVTETDRIVLSGQINLEDGSKIRILNP
- the lpxA gene encoding acyl-ACP--UDP-N-acetylglucosamine O-acyltransferase, with translation MKQPLAYIHPDANIAPTVEIEPFAIIDKNVVIGEGTRIGSNVRIMEGTRIGKNCHIFPGAVIGAIPQDLKFRGEETLAVIGDNTTIREFVTVNRGTIARGKTIIGNNCLIMAYCHVAHDCMLGNNIIMANTTQLAGEVVIDDHAVLSGGILVHQFTHIGSHVMIQGGSKINKDIPPFVKAGRDPVSYTGINSIGLRRRNYTNGQIENIRNIYRYLYLMGMNTSQALERIEAEFPVTKERDDILLFVRNSSRGIIKGQPEHKSKKASALSY
- a CDS encoding urocanate hydratase gives rise to the protein MRITLPNQLPSYPAFREGIRRAPDRGFSLTSRQTKTALENALRYIPTELHAELAPEFLEELKTRGRIYGYRYRPEGDLKAKSIDQYKGKCVEGKAFQVMIDNNLCFDIALYPYELVTYGETGQVCQNWMQYRLIKMYLEELTREQTLVIESGHPLGLFRSRPDAPRVIITNSMMVGMFDNLADWEVAAQMGVANYGQMTAGGWMYIGPQGIVHGTFNTLLNAGRLKLGIPQDGDLRGRLFVSSGLGGMSGAQPKAADIAGAVSLIAEVDVSRIETRHSQGWVQRITGNLPEAFHWADEAIKRKEPLSIAYHGNIVDLLEYAEQHNIHIELLSDQTSCHEPYTGGYCPAGITFEERTRLLHKDRLTFRELVDASLRRHFDVIRKLVDKGTYFFDYGNSFMKAVYDAGVKEISKNGRDEKEGFIWPSYVEDIMGPELFDYGYGPFRWVCLSGKQEDLVRTDRAAMECIDPNRRGQDRDNWIWIRDAEKNRLVVGTQARILYQDAEGRLKIALKFNEMVRNGEIGPVMLGRDHHDVSGTDSPFRETANIKDGSNVMADMAVQCFAGNVARGMSLVALHNGGGVGIGKAVNGGFGMVCDGSRRVDEILRSAMLWDVMGGVARRSWARNSNAISTVNAFNRSHADGYHITEPYLVDEKVFDALDVL